The Comamonas testosteroni genome contains the following window.
CTCGCGGCGCAGGCGAGACAGGCTCTGCACAATATCGTCGAGGTGCTGCAGGCAGGGGGAGCCAGGCCTGAACACATCGTGCGCATGACCTGGTATATCACCGACAAGAAGGAATATCTGGCTCAGCAGGCCGAGATCGGCAAGGCCTATCGCGAGCTGATTGGTTCATTCAACGTAGCCATGACGGCCGTGCAGGTGGCGGCCTTGATCGAGGACCGGGCCAAGGTGGAGATCGAGGTGACTGCAGTCGTGCCCGACTGATTGGCAATCTGCGCATGCATAGCCGCTGGGCCTTGGGCGCAGCGGTTTTCTTACGGCTGCTGCTTTGCAGTTTTACCGTCGTGCAGCGCGGTCTGCATTGGGGCGGCGGAGGCTGAGCTATCCTCGCGCCCAAGGAGCTGCCTTCCAGCCCTTGCAAACCCGCTGTTTTGTGAGATGCCATGAAACCGATATTTGACCCGTACCGACGCCATGTTCTTCAAGGCATGCGTGCCGCAGCATTGCTGACGGGGGGCGCCATGCTGCTAGGTGCCTGTGGCAAGAAGACACCCAAGGCCGCTGTCGTTCCTGTCGGGGCTACCGTGCTGGCGCTTGGAGACTCCTTGACGCAAGGTGTCGGAGCCAATGCAGATGCCGGCTACCCCAGCCTGCTGGCCGAGCGCACGGGTTGGAAGGTGGTGAATGCCGGTGTTTCTGGCGAGACCAGCAAACAGATTGCGGACCGCCTGCCGGGGCTGCTCGATGAGCACAGGCCATCTTTGACGATTCTGTGCGCTGGTGGCAACGACTGGCTGCAGCGCAGGAGCGAGCAAGTCGTGCAAGGCGAGATCACGCGCATGCTGCAGCTGTGCAAAGCCAGGGCGACGCCCGTGCTGCTGGTGGCCGTGCCGGAGCTGAGCCTGGGTGCGGCGTTGACGGGGCGCATGAAGGATCACGCCATCTACCAAACCTTGGCCAAGGACAACCGGGTGGCATTGCTGCCCGATGCCTGGAGCGAGGTGCTGGGCAATAGCGCCTTGCGCGCCGATCAGGTACATGCCAATGCCGCAGGCTATGCGCGGTTTACCGAACTGCTGGTGGCTCAAGCCCGGGCTTCTGGTTTTCTGGCGTAAATCACGGCTCGGCCCGGCGGCAGAGAGCGAAGCCGGCTTCAGAAGTCCAGCAGGCTCAGGCCCACGCTGAGTACCGTGCGCTTGTTGTTGTAGTCGACCAGGCTGTCGCCATAGCCGCTGAACAGCTGAACATGCAGGCGCAGATTGCTCTTGCCGCCGTTCCAGCCTTCGCCCAGGGTGCGCAGCCACTCGATGCGACCGGAGCCCTTGCCCTGGCCCAGCGAGCCTCGTGCGGTCAGGCCCAGGTAGTTCTGCTCGTTGACGTTCCAGCCCAGCTTGACTTCGCCGCGACCGATGTAGTCCTGGATATGGGGGTTGTCGTCCTCGAGCGCGCTTTCCTTCATGCGCTGCCAGGCTTTCAGATGCAGCTGCAAGCGGTTGCCCAGCTCGGCCCCGGTCATCAGATACCAGCGGTTCCAGCTGCGCGACAGCGGGTTGCTCTGGCCGTTCGACTGATGCGCTATGCCTATGCCCGAGTAGCGCCAGCGCCAGCCTAGCGGAAGCTGGGCGTCCGTCGGGTAGACGTAGAACACCTCGGGCTCGTGGTCGGTGGTGCGGAAGGGGCGCGAGATATCGCCATTGAACAGCTGCCAGTAGGACTGCTGGGTATAGCCAAACCACAGCGAATCCTTGCCCGACGAGGTGGGACCGGTCAGCAGGCCGGAGGCAATCTTGGTACGGGCCGAGAGCTGCAGACGCATCTCATGCTTTTGATAAGGCTGCTCGGTCGCAAAGCCGCGGCTGGGCGAATAGGGCTGCTGATTGACCTCGTCGCCGACGACCACGGAAACGGACATGGGGCGGTAGCCGCGGAAGTTGAAGGTGCCGCAGTCCGTGCCGGGCTCCAGTTCGTAGTAGCGCGAAACCTCGGTGTAGCGAGGATCGCGACAGCCGCCGTTGGTGGGAGAGAGGCCCAGGCCGCTGTCGGAGCCGGCCGTGATTGCCACCGCTGAGCTGGCTGGTGCGGCGTGGTTCGCCGATGCAGGGTCCGGTACTGCTTGTGCGCTGGCCGCAGGGGCACTCCAGCTGGTAGCGGGTGGAGCAACAGCCGGGCTTTGCTTGATTGCCCAGGCGTCAAAACATGCCAGACGGTCGGTGTTGCTGGTGGTGGCTGCGCATTGCTGCCAGTTTTCGGGGGAGGGTAGTTCTGTGCTTTTGGCGGTAGCTGGGTTCAGGCCGCCGACCAGCGCAAGGCCGATGCTCAGGGTCAGGGGGTGCGGGGTAAAAAAGCGAATACTCATGGAATCAATCAATGCACAGGCCGGTTGCGGTTGGCAACACCCAGCCCTGCTCAGGGTTGGGCCTTGCGCATGATGAACGCACGTGGTGGAACATTTTCTCCCTCCTGGTAACTGCCGTGAATTTCTGTACCGCAGCTGCCGTCGACCACCTCGCCCAGCCAGGTGCCGGTGATGCGTGAGCCGTCTGCGCTTTCTTCTAGAGTGACCGTGCCCTCATTCACATCGCCCACCATGGGGTGGCTGCCCCCGGGGCGGCTGATGCTGCCCTTGACATTGCCTTCCCATTCGGGATGCGGGCCCAGCACCATGCGGGCGGTTTCTTCGCTGCCGGAGACGGAGCCTGTCCATTCGCCTTGCAGCTGCTTGTCGCTCATCTGCCAGTCTTGCGCGCAAGTGCTGGCGGGCTTGGAGTCGAGCTGCGCGCAAGCGCTGATGGAAAAAGCGCTGGCAGCTATGAAAATCAGAGTTCTCAAAGTCATCTCGGGTCTTCAGTTGGCGGCGCCCGGCGCCGCCTGGTTCTTGCGTGCGGCAAATTCCTCACGCAGCTTGCGCAGCTTCTCGCGCGGGTCTTCCTTGGCCGTGGCCGCATCGAGGCCCATCTCCTTGATGAAACGGCTGGGCTGGCAGGCCACCATCTCGCGGCCTTTCTTGCGGCGCTTGGTCCAGCTCACGGCCAGCGTGCGCTGGGCGCGGGTGATGCCCACATACATCAGGCGGCGCTCTTCCTGCAGCCGTGCTGCCGTTTCATCGCTGACCTTTTGCTGCTTGCCGTCGTCGTCGTCCAGCTTGAACGGCAGCATGCCCTCGGTCACGCCGACCTGCATGACATGGGGCCATTCCAGGCCCTTGGAGGCATGGAGGGTGGAGAGCACGACCATGTCCTGCTCCTTCTCGCGCTCGCTGATGGTGGACAGCAGCGCGATGTTCTGCGAGACCTCCAGCAGGCTCTTGACCTCGGTCTGGGGGCCGGCGCCTGCGGCATCTTCTATCTGACCACCGGCGCGCTGGGCCATCCAGTCGCAGAACTCCAACACATTGCTCCAGCGCGCGGCGGCGACAGACTCACTGTCTTCGCTGTCATACAGATACTGTTCGTAGCCAATTTCCTTGAGCCAGTCGATCAGGAAGCTGCGCGAGGCTTCAAAGCCCAGGGTGTGGCGGGCGCGGTATTCCAGGTCGTTGATGTAGCGGCCGAATTCCAGCAGGCTTTCGAAGGCCTTGCGCGGCAGCGCCTCCTCCAGCATCGCATTGAACAGCGAGCCGAACATGCTGAGCTTGTGCGCGGCAGAGAATTCCCCGAGCTTGCCCAGCGTGGTGTGACCGATGCCGCGCTTGGGCGTGCCTATGGAGCGCAGAAAGGCGGGGTCGTCGTCGTTGTTGATCCAGAGACGGAACCATGCGCACAGGTCCTTGATCTCGGCGCGGTCGAAAAAGCTGGTGCCGCCCGAGACCTTGTAGGGGATGTTGGCCTTGCGCAGTGCCTTCTCGAAGGGTTTGGCCTGGTGGTTGGCGCGGTAGAGGATGGCGAAGTCCTTCCACGCGGGCTGCGGGTTCATATTGGCGCGCAGGCCCTGAATGCGGGCCACGGCGCGCTCGGCCTCATGCTCTTCGGTGTCGCAGTCGACGATGCGCACGGGTTCGCCCTCGCCGAGTTCCGAAAACAGTGTCTTGGGAAACAGCTTGGGGTTGGGGCCGATCACATTGTTGGCGGCGCGCAAGATGGCGCTGGTGGAGCGGTAGTTCTGCTCCAGCTTGATGACCTTGAGCTGCGGAAAGTCCACGGGCAGCTTCTTGAGATTGTCCAGCGTGGCGCCGCGCCAGCCGTAGATCGACTGATCATCGTCTCCCACCGCCGTGAAGTGGGCGCGCTCGCCCACCAGGAATTTGAGCAGCTCGTACTGCGTGGCATTGGTGTCCTGGTATTCGTCCACCAGCACGTGGCCCAGCAGGCGCTGCCATTTCTCGCGCACCTCGGGGTGGCCGCGCAGCAAGCGCATGGGCATGCCGATCAGGTCGTCGAAGTCCACGCTCTGGTAGGCGGTCAGGCGCTCTTCATAGCGCTGCATGATGAGAGCGGTGCTGCGTTCGTTGTCGTCCTGTGCCATGGCCAGGGCCTTGCGACTGTCCCAGCCCTGATTCTTCCAGCCGCTGATGGTCCACTGCCACTGGCGGGCCGTCGCCACATCGGTGGTGCCGCCCGCGCAGTCCTTGAGGATGCCGGTGACGTCGTCGGTGTCCAGAATGCTGAACTGAGGCTTGAGACCGAGAATGTGGCCGTCCTCGCGCACCATGCGCACGCCCAGCGAGTGGAAGGTGCAGATCAGCACCTCCTTGGCCTGGCGGCCTATCAGACCTGCGGCGCGTTCGCGCATTTCCGCGGCGGCCTTGTTGGTAAAGGTGATGGCGGCAATGCGGCGTGGCGCCAGACCGGTTTCGATCAGACGGCCGATCTTGTGCGTAATCACACGGGTCTTGCCCGAGCCGGCGCCTGCCAGAACAAGGCATGGACCTTCGGTGTAATGCACGGCCTGGAGCTGAGCGAGGTTGAGACCAGCAGACATGAAGCAGAGTGACCCATCATCAAAAACAAGGACTGGGAGCATACCGCTTCGCTGTAAAGAGCCCTGATGACAGCGCTCACAACTGACAAAAATCAGGGACTCAGCGAGCGTTTCACCTACACGTGCGCTCTCCTGTTACTTGAATAATTGTTGTAATAAGGTGTTAGTTGTGTAGCGTGAAGATTGCATTGTTCCGGCCTTGATCCCGATAGCGCCAGCGAATTTTCGATGGTTGAGGGATTCATGGTCTTTTCCTCAACCCTCAGGGTGTTGTGCATGGCGAGAACCATCGGTGAAGTGAGCTTGGCCGCAGAACTTTGGACGCCTGCCGTGCAGCAGCGCTTTGAAGCGCTGTTCGCAGTCGCCGCGCGCAGTTCGCTTTCCGGCTGGCGTCAGGTTCCGCGCCATGCGGCCGAAGTGCTGGTGATTGAAGGGCTGGAGAGCCTGCTGGCCAGGGCAGAGGCGAGAGCTCCTTGCGTGGTCTATCTCGGCGGCGAGCCGGCCATGCAGCCGCTGGGGCGTTCTTCCCAGGGCTGGGTAGTACATCTTGATGTGGACTTCACGTTGTCCGACCTGATCGACATGCTCGATCGTGCCGCGGTTTTCCTCATGGACTGGAGGGCCCGGCACAGGGACGGTGAGCCCCTGTCGCCGCAGCGTGCCTTGCAAGAGCTTCAGTTGCAGGGAGTCGACTGTACGCATTGCTTTCAAATCAAATCCTGGGTTGCTTTGCCTGGCAGCGACAACAGCGCGCAGAACATGCGCGTGCTGGCGCTGCTCGCGCGTGGGCCTATCGATGCCAGATCGCTGGCGGAGCACGCCGGCATTGAGATATCGCAACTATCGACCCTGCTGTCCCTGCCTCAGGTTCAGGCAGTCCTGCGCTGCAGTCTGCGCGGCTCCGAGGAACCCTCTGCTGCGCAGAAATCAACTACCCAGAAGCAGCCGGCCGCTTCCGTGACGCGTCAATGGCTCAGCAGGCTGACGGGCTGGATTACCCGTGGAGGACGTACATGACATCTTTCATGCCCATGCAGCCTGGTCAGGGCCTGCTGCGGGTGAGTCTTCTGGGGCCCATGGGCATCGGCAAGACCACGGCGCTGCGCAGCCTGTGCGGGGAATTCATGGCGGGCAGCGATGTGCGCAACCTGGACAAGGCGACACACGGCAAGGAGTTCACCACGGTAGGGGCGGAGTTTGGCGAGATCGACCTGGGCTCTGGCGAGCGATTGCAACTGGTAGGCAGCCCCGGTCAGGATCGTTTCGATTTCGTGCGCCGCTGGGTGCTTTCTGCATCGGTGGGAGCGCTGCTGATGGTGGACGTCAACGATGTAGGCGCGGTGGACTACGCCTGCGAGATGCTGACGGGGATCGCAGAGCTGGATCAGGCGCCATTGATGGTCATTCTGAGTTGCCGTCCCGCCAGCGGAGCAAGGATGGAAGCATTCAGCTCGGCCCTGGTTGCCAAAGGCCATGACCTCACCCCGCTTGTTGAGGTCGATCCACGCGATCGCCAGCAGATGCTGGATGCCCTGAGCGTGCTGGCATCGCTGCTGTCCTTGCAAAGTCAGACGCTATGAAGACCCATACCTCCCTCGTGATTCCGCCACATGCCGTGGAGGCAGGTCAGGAAATCCTGGCGCGCGTGGTTGCCCCGGTGGCGGGCGTCCACATCGCCTTGCTCTGTACCCCAGACGGTTTCGAGATTGCTGCGCTGCGCATTCGCAGCGAACTGCCGACCGAGCGACTGTCGGCCATGGCGGGCTCGCTCATGGCCATGGCCAAGGCCGTGGCCAATGAGATCGGACACAGGGATTGCAAGCGCCTGACTTTCGAGACGGAGTCGGGCACGGTGGTCTTCCAGGCGGTGAACGGCTCCTTCCCGGCCGTTCTCTGCCTGGTGGTGGATCAGAACGCCTTGCTGGGTCGCGCGCTCTGGGCGGCCGGTGAGGTCGCCACAGGGTACCTGCCCTCTTGATCACAGGTTCACTGGAGTTCTGAGTCTGAGTGGGTGCGCATCTGGCGCACGAGTTCCTTGTCTTGCTTTTTTTCTCAAAAGGTGGATTTATGGCCTCTATCCAGGATTCTCTGAACGCTCTGATGACCACAGACGGTGCTGTCTGTGGCGCTCTCGTGGACAGCTCCAGCGGCATGCTGATGGGCAGCGTAGGCGGCGGCGTGGACATGGAGCTGGCTGCGGCCGGCAACACCGAGGTCGTGCGTGCCAAGATCAAGACCATGCGCATGCTCAATCTCAACGACCAGATCGACGACATACTGATCACTCTGGGCAAGCAATATCACATCATCCGTCCCGTGGCCGCCAATGACGGCGTGTTCTTCTATCTGGTGCTGGACAAGGCTCGTGCCAACCTGGCGCTGGCGCGCCGCAAGACTGCAGATGTGGAAAAGGAACTCAGGCTCTGACGCGCTGTCCTTGTACCTGTCACAGCAGCCTGCCTTGCGCAGGCTTTGTTCTTGGGTAGGTCTGCACTGAAAAACTTTCATCGAAGGCCGTGAGAGGGTTGGAGCCGGGCGCTGTCACAATTTGCCGGTGCTGTCCGTTCTACTCATCACCTTTCCCTTCTTTGCGCTGGTGGCCTGCGGCTTTGCCGCCACATGGCGCGGCATTCTGCCCCAGGCCGCGATCCCCGGCCTCAATGCTTTTGTGCTGTACTTCGCGCTGCCCTGCATGCTGTACCGCTTTGGCGCGCAGACACCGATTCATCAGCTGCTCGACATCAACGTCACCCTGGTCTATCTGCTCTGTGCAGCGCTGATGGTGGGCGCGACCGTGCTGCTGACACGCGCACGCCTGGGCTGGAACGATGCCGCATTCGGCGCTTTGGTGGCCGCGTTTCCCAACACCGGTTTCATGGGCGTCCCCATGTTGGCGGCGCTGCTGGGCACGCAGAGCGCGGGCCCGGTGATCGTGACCATGGCCATCGACATGGTCATCACCACCTCGGCCTGCATTGCACTGTCGCGGCTTGATCTGGCGGGAGGGCAAGGAATCTGGCTGGCGGTGCGCAATTCGCTCAAGGGCATGGCATCCAATCCCATGCCCTGGTCGATTCTGCTGGGCGGTCTGGCGTCGGCCATGGGCTGGGTATTGCCCGGTCCGGTGGACAAGACCGTGGCCATGCTGGCTGCCGCAGCTTCGCCGGTGGCATTGTTCACCATAGGAGCCGTGCTGGCGCGCTCGCAGATGAACAGCCACGAGCGCGTGGCTGCGCGCGACTATGTGCCGATTGCGCTGGCCAAGCTGGTCGTCCATCCGCTGCTGGTCTGGGCCGTCGGACTGGCCGCAATCTCCATGGGCCAGGGGCTCCAGCACGAAACCCTGGTGGTGCTGGTGCTGCTGGCGGCTCTTCCCTCGGCCAGCAATGTGTCGCTGCTGACCGAGCGCTACGGCGCCCACAGCGGCCGCGTGGCGCGCATCATTCTGGTATCGACCAGCCTGGCTTTCCTCAGCTTCTCCGCCGCCGTGGCGCTGATGACCTGATCCAAAACAAGAGCGGCTTGCACAAGACCAGCCAGTGCAAACCGCTGTTTTGGCTAAAAGCCGTAAATCAAACACACACCTCAACAAAGAGACACCGAGCAAGGGCCTAGGCGGCCCCGCCGCCCCGCAGCGAGGGTGTCGTCCCCCTCCGGCGCTCAGCGCCGAGGGGGAAGGCGCGAAGCGCCTCAGGGGGAGTGTTCAATACTCCCAGAACATCCGCTGCAGTTCCTTGGTGTTGGCGCCCTTGGTCAGCGCCAGCATGGTCAGCAGGCGTGCCTTTTCGGGGCGCATATCGTGGGCGACCACCCAGTCGTACTTGTCGTCGGGCTGCTCGGCATTGCGCAGCACAAAGCCGTAGGGAACGCGTGACGAGCGCACGATGAGCACGCCCTTGCCGCGTGCATCCTGCAGCGGCTTGACCATGCGGTCGGCCACCGAGCCATTGCCGGTGCCGGCATGGACGATGGCCTTGGCACCGGCATCGACCAGGGCATTCACGGCCGTGGGCTGAACGCTGCCGTAGGCATAGACGATGTCCACCTGAGGCAGCTTGTCGATGTTGTCGATGTTGAACTCGGAGTTCATGGTGTGGCGCTTGACGGGGGCGCGGAACCAGTAGTTCTTGCCCTCGACGACCATGCCCAGCGGGCCCCACTGGCTCTTGAAGGCACCGGTCTGGATGTTGATGTCCTTGTTCACATCGCGGGCGGTGTTGATCTCGTCATTCATGGTGACGAAGACCCCCTTGCCCCTGGCGTCCTTGGAGCCGGCCACGCTGACGGCATTGACCAGATTCAGCGCGCCATCGGCGGACAAGGCCGTGCCCGGGCGCATGCTGCCGACCACGGCAATGGGCTTGTCGGTGTGCACGGTCAGGCTCAGGAAGTAGGCCGTCTCGGCCAGCGTGTCCGTGCCGTGGGTGATGACAATGCCGTCCACATCGGACTGCTTGGCCAGTTGCGAGACACGCTTGGCCAGGGTCAGCAGATTGTCGTTGGTAAAGCTCTCGGAAGCGATCTGGAACACCTGCTCGCCGCGCACATTGGCGATCTGGGTCAGCTCGGGCAGGCCGGCCAGCAGCTTGTCCACAGGTACCTTGGCGGCCGTGTAGGTAGCGCTGTTGACGGTCGAGGCACCGGCACCCGCAATCGTGCCGCCCGTGGCCAGCACCACCACATTGGGCTTGGCCGCCTGCGCCTTGGCCGCCTGCGCGGCCGCAGGCGATGCATCCTGCGCCAGGGCTGCGCCGGGGGCGGACAGAACGCCCAGAACGGCAATGGTGGCGGCCAGCAAGGACTGGCGGAAGACTTGTTTTTGCATGAAGTAGTGCTCCGTGATTGAATGAAGCGGCCTCTTGTGGAGCCGAGCTTCACACAATGCAATAGCCATGCCGGTTTGCCCATTCGCGCAAATCCCGATGGATTTGCCAAGCGTCTGCGGTTTATATAAATTGATAGCTGTCAGCGCTTATGGGTAAAGGGCTGAAGAGCTAAAAACCTTAGACTTCAGACGACTTTAGATGCTGAGCGGATCCACATCCACCAGCCAGCGCACCAGCGGCCTGTGCTCGGGCAGGGTGCGCAGCCAGTGCAGATACTGCTGCCAGGCATTCAGAAAGCGCAGCAGGGCGCTGCGGTTGCCGGCTTCCAGCAGCATCTGGGCGCGCTCCACATTGGCCACGCGCTGCACCGCCATGGGGATGGGCGGGTAGATGAACACCTCGTCCAGATAAGGCAGTTTGGCCTCTCTTGCGACCTGGGTGGCGGCATTCAGAAACGCCTGGGCGGCTTCCTGGGTGCGTGCATCGGCCCGGACTATGGCCTGGAAGGCATAGGGCGGCATGCCGGCATCCAGCCGTTCCTTGAGCTGCTGCCTGGCAAACGCCGGGTAGTCATGCTTGCGCAGTGCGGTGTAGACGGCGTTTTGCGGGTCGTGGCTTTGAATCCACATTTCCGGATGGCTGCCCTGGGCCTTCACATATTGCGCGTCGCGCCCGGCACGCCCGGCGGCCTGCATCAGCAGGCAGAAGAGCCGCTCCGGGGCGCGATAGTCGCTGGAGTACAGCGCGCTGTCGGGTTGTACGGCCGCCACCAGCGTGATGCGCCGAAAGTCATGGCCCTTGGCCACCATCTGGGTGCCTACCAGCACATCCACATCGCCGGCATGCACATGGGCCAGCTGCTGCTCCAGGCTGCCCTTGGCCTTGGTGGTGTCGGCGTCGATGCGCGCCACGCGGGCAGGATTGCCGTCGGGGCGCTGCACATTGCGCAGCAGCCGCTCCAGCTCTTCCTGCAACTGCTCCGTGCCCTTGCCCAGTGGCAGGATGTCGGGGTTGCCGCAGCTGGGGCAGGCAAACGGTACACGCTGGGTAAAGCCGCAGTGGTGGCAGCGCAGCGTGCGGTCGCCCTTGTGAAAGACCTGGTGAGCGCTGCAATGGGGGCAGTCGCTTTTCCAGTTGCAGTCGGCGCAGAACAGCACGGGGGCAAAGCCTCGGCGGTTGAGCAGAATCAGGCTTTGCTCGCCGCGTTTGACGCGCTCGGTGATGGCCTCGATCAGCGGAGGCGAGAACACGGCGCGTTTGGGCTGCTGGCCCATGTCCACCATTCTCACCCTGGGAAGGCTGGCCGCGCCTGATCCGGCCGCGCCGATGCGGCTGGGCATATGCAGGCGCAGGTAGCGGCCGACATCGGGTTCCGAGGCATGCCAGCTCTCCAGCGACGGGGTGGCGCTGCCCAGAATGACCTTGGCGCCGGTATCGCGCCCGCGCCAGATGGCCAGATCGCGCGCCGAATAGCGCGCGCCTTCCTGCTGCTTGTAGCTGGCGTCATGTTCCTCGTCGACTACGATCAGCGCCAGATGCGGCACGCTGGCAAAAATAGCCATGCGCGTACCCAGTACGATGCGGGCGCGGCCCGTGTGAGCGGCCAGCCAGCTTTTGAGGCGCTGCGGGTTGGTCATGCCGCTGTGCATGCTGACTACGGCGTCCTTGCCGTACTGAGGCACGAAGCGGGCGACAAATCGCTCTTCCAGCTGAGGCGTGAGGTTGATCTCTGGCACCATCACCAGGGCTTGGGCCTCTGGGTTGGTGTCCAGCACGGCTTGCACTGCGCGCAGATAAACCTCGGTCTTGCCGCTGCCCGTGCTGCCGTAGAGCAGGAACGGGCCTGGGTTTTGCTCAATTTGCTCGAAAACCGAGGATTGCTCGGCGCTGAGTGCGACCCAAGGCGTTGCGCTGCTGGCGTCCGGCGTGTGATCCATCGTCTCGGTGCTCGCTTGCGCTGCTTCGGTGGCTTGTGCCTTCTTGCGCTTGCCGGCTGGCGTCTTGACTGTCTTGGGCGGAGCCAGCCGCCGTGCCAGTTGTTCGGGCGACATATCGCGCAACTGAGGTGGCAAGGCGGTGACGGCAATCTCGCCCAAGCTGCGCTGGTAATAGTGCGCGGCAAAAGCCACCAGCCGTCGCCAGGCCTGGTTCAGCGGTTCTATGCCCTGCAGCAGGCCGGCAATGCTGCGTAGTTCCACCCCGTCTGGAATGGCTTCGGGGGCAGCGGGTGCATCCCAGACCACACCCAGCAACTCTCTTTTTCCCAGAGGAACGCGCGCCAAGGTGCCGGGCTCCAGCCATGCATCGCTAACGTAGCTCAACAGATCACCTACGGCGCTGTGGGCAGGGGTCTGGACGGCAACGTAAACGATATGGGACATGGAGTTGGATCAGGGGAAGGCGCTGCAGAGGCCGCGGTTCCTCAGAGCTATAGCAGATTTTGAGGCCTGCAAAGGCTTTGC
Protein-coding sequences here:
- a CDS encoding RidA family protein produces the protein MQVLLPPGWPRPKGYANGVAVSGRQIYVAGMIGWDAEGRFHTDDLAAQARQALHNIVEVLQAGGARPEHIVRMTWYITDKKEYLAQQAEIGKAYRELIGSFNVAMTAVQVAALIEDRAKVEIEVTAVVPD
- a CDS encoding GDSL-type esterase/lipase family protein produces the protein MKPIFDPYRRHVLQGMRAAALLTGGAMLLGACGKKTPKAAVVPVGATVLALGDSLTQGVGANADAGYPSLLAERTGWKVVNAGVSGETSKQIADRLPGLLDEHRPSLTILCAGGNDWLQRRSEQVVQGEITRMLQLCKARATPVLLVAVPELSLGAALTGRMKDHAIYQTLAKDNRVALLPDAWSEVLGNSALRADQVHANAAGYARFTELLVAQARASGFLA
- a CDS encoding phospholipase A, producing the protein MSIRFFTPHPLTLSIGLALVGGLNPATAKSTELPSPENWQQCAATTSNTDRLACFDAWAIKQSPAVAPPATSWSAPAASAQAVPDPASANHAAPASSAVAITAGSDSGLGLSPTNGGCRDPRYTEVSRYYELEPGTDCGTFNFRGYRPMSVSVVVGDEVNQQPYSPSRGFATEQPYQKHEMRLQLSARTKIASGLLTGPTSSGKDSLWFGYTQQSYWQLFNGDISRPFRTTDHEPEVFYVYPTDAQLPLGWRWRYSGIGIAHQSNGQSNPLSRSWNRWYLMTGAELGNRLQLHLKAWQRMKESALEDDNPHIQDYIGRGEVKLGWNVNEQNYLGLTARGSLGQGKGSGRIEWLRTLGEGWNGGKSNLRLHVQLFSGYGDSLVDYNNKRTVLSVGLSLLDF
- a CDS encoding ATP-dependent helicase — its product is MSAGLNLAQLQAVHYTEGPCLVLAGAGSGKTRVITHKIGRLIETGLAPRRIAAITFTNKAAAEMRERAAGLIGRQAKEVLICTFHSLGVRMVREDGHILGLKPQFSILDTDDVTGILKDCAGGTTDVATARQWQWTISGWKNQGWDSRKALAMAQDDNERSTALIMQRYEERLTAYQSVDFDDLIGMPMRLLRGHPEVREKWQRLLGHVLVDEYQDTNATQYELLKFLVGERAHFTAVGDDDQSIYGWRGATLDNLKKLPVDFPQLKVIKLEQNYRSTSAILRAANNVIGPNPKLFPKTLFSELGEGEPVRIVDCDTEEHEAERAVARIQGLRANMNPQPAWKDFAILYRANHQAKPFEKALRKANIPYKVSGGTSFFDRAEIKDLCAWFRLWINNDDDPAFLRSIGTPKRGIGHTTLGKLGEFSAAHKLSMFGSLFNAMLEEALPRKAFESLLEFGRYINDLEYRARHTLGFEASRSFLIDWLKEIGYEQYLYDSEDSESVAAARWSNVLEFCDWMAQRAGGQIEDAAGAGPQTEVKSLLEVSQNIALLSTISEREKEQDMVVLSTLHASKGLEWPHVMQVGVTEGMLPFKLDDDDGKQQKVSDETAARLQEERRLMYVGITRAQRTLAVSWTKRRKKGREMVACQPSRFIKEMGLDAATAKEDPREKLRKLREEFAARKNQAAPGAAN
- a CDS encoding GTP-binding protein codes for the protein MTSFMPMQPGQGLLRVSLLGPMGIGKTTALRSLCGEFMAGSDVRNLDKATHGKEFTTVGAEFGEIDLGSGERLQLVGSPGQDRFDFVRRWVLSASVGALLMVDVNDVGAVDYACEMLTGIAELDQAPLMVILSCRPASGARMEAFSSALVAKGHDLTPLVEVDPRDRQQMLDALSVLASLLSLQSQTL
- a CDS encoding roadblock/LC7 domain-containing protein, coding for MKTHTSLVIPPHAVEAGQEILARVVAPVAGVHIALLCTPDGFEIAALRIRSELPTERLSAMAGSLMAMAKAVANEIGHRDCKRLTFETESGTVVFQAVNGSFPAVLCLVVDQNALLGRALWAAGEVATGYLPS
- a CDS encoding AEC family transporter, which codes for MLSVLLITFPFFALVACGFAATWRGILPQAAIPGLNAFVLYFALPCMLYRFGAQTPIHQLLDINVTLVYLLCAALMVGATVLLTRARLGWNDAAFGALVAAFPNTGFMGVPMLAALLGTQSAGPVIVTMAIDMVITTSACIALSRLDLAGGQGIWLAVRNSLKGMASNPMPWSILLGGLASAMGWVLPGPVDKTVAMLAAAASPVALFTIGAVLARSQMNSHERVAARDYVPIALAKLVVHPLLVWAVGLAAISMGQGLQHETLVVLVLLAALPSASNVSLLTERYGAHSGRVARIILVSTSLAFLSFSAAVALMT
- a CDS encoding asparaginase, yielding MQKQVFRQSLLAATIAVLGVLSAPGAALAQDASPAAAQAAKAQAAKPNVVVLATGGTIAGAGASTVNSATYTAAKVPVDKLLAGLPELTQIANVRGEQVFQIASESFTNDNLLTLAKRVSQLAKQSDVDGIVITHGTDTLAETAYFLSLTVHTDKPIAVVGSMRPGTALSADGALNLVNAVSVAGSKDARGKGVFVTMNDEINTARDVNKDINIQTGAFKSQWGPLGMVVEGKNYWFRAPVKRHTMNSEFNIDNIDKLPQVDIVYAYGSVQPTAVNALVDAGAKAIVHAGTGNGSVADRMVKPLQDARGKGVLIVRSSRVPYGFVLRNAEQPDDKYDWVVAHDMRPEKARLLTMLALTKGANTKELQRMFWEY
- the priA gene encoding replication restart helicase PriA; this translates as MSHIVYVAVQTPAHSAVGDLLSYVSDAWLEPGTLARVPLGKRELLGVVWDAPAAPEAIPDGVELRSIAGLLQGIEPLNQAWRRLVAFAAHYYQRSLGEIAVTALPPQLRDMSPEQLARRLAPPKTVKTPAGKRKKAQATEAAQASTETMDHTPDASSATPWVALSAEQSSVFEQIEQNPGPFLLYGSTGSGKTEVYLRAVQAVLDTNPEAQALVMVPEINLTPQLEERFVARFVPQYGKDAVVSMHSGMTNPQRLKSWLAAHTGRARIVLGTRMAIFASVPHLALIVVDEEHDASYKQQEGARYSARDLAIWRGRDTGAKVILGSATPSLESWHASEPDVGRYLRLHMPSRIGAAGSGAASLPRVRMVDMGQQPKRAVFSPPLIEAITERVKRGEQSLILLNRRGFAPVLFCADCNWKSDCPHCSAHQVFHKGDRTLRCHHCGFTQRVPFACPSCGNPDILPLGKGTEQLQEELERLLRNVQRPDGNPARVARIDADTTKAKGSLEQQLAHVHAGDVDVLVGTQMVAKGHDFRRITLVAAVQPDSALYSSDYRAPERLFCLLMQAAGRAGRDAQYVKAQGSHPEMWIQSHDPQNAVYTALRKHDYPAFARQQLKERLDAGMPPYAFQAIVRADARTQEAAQAFLNAATQVAREAKLPYLDEVFIYPPIPMAVQRVANVERAQMLLEAGNRSALLRFLNAWQQYLHWLRTLPEHRPLVRWLVDVDPLSI